In Vitis riparia cultivar Riparia Gloire de Montpellier isolate 1030 chromosome 19, EGFV_Vit.rip_1.0, whole genome shotgun sequence, the following proteins share a genomic window:
- the LOC117909253 gene encoding early nodulin-like protein 1, whose amino-acid sequence MADSILTSDHLKKALHVLGLLSLLLLMQKVGATEFKVGGPNGWSVPADAALSYNQWAERNRFQRGDSLLFVYPAGNDSVLYVNKDDYNNCNTETPLELHKDGHTTFKLNQSGAHYFISGVKDNCLKNEKLLVVVLAERSKESLTPASPPSGLTDIVPSPAPAGQESPSPPEGLVQIAPSPPPGGEEPSPSGASSVFISFIGSIGALVGSSLLLA is encoded by the exons ATGGCTGATTCCATTCTCACATCAGATCACCTGAAAAAGGCATTACATGTGTTGGGGCTCCTGAGTCTCTTACTGCTGATGCAGAAAGTTGGTGCGACTGAGTTCAAAGTTGGAGGCCCAAATGGTTGGTCTGTTCCTGCTGATGCTGCACTCAGCTATAACCAATGGGCGGAAAGGAATCGGTTTCAAAGGGGCGATTCTCTGC TGTTTGTTTACCCGGCTGGCAACGACTCGGTGCTCTATGTAAACAAGGATGATTATAACAATTGCAACACGGAAACACCCCTGGAACTGCACAAGGATGGGCACACTACTTTCAAGTTGAATCAGTCTGGTGCTCACTACTTCATAAGTGGGGTAAAAGATAACTGTCTCAAGAATGAAAAACTGTTGGTGGTTGTTCTTGCAGAGAGGAGCAAGGAATCTTTAACCCCTGCTTCCCCACCATCTGGATTAACAGATATAGTCCCATCTCCGGCACCTGCAGGCCAGGAATCTCCTTCTCCACCTGAGGGGTTGGTGCAGATAGCCCCCTCCCCACCTCCTGGAGGTGAGGAGCCTTCTCCAAGTGGAGCTTCATCGGTATTTATCAGTTTTATCGGTTCCATCGGAGCTCTTGTTggttcatctcttcttctagcTTGA